A window of the Streptomyces sp. Ag109_O5-10 genome harbors these coding sequences:
- a CDS encoding HAMP domain-containing protein, translating to MESGAAARSTRARAKGGPSLSRQRGGDGTTAVDTASLNRLLVALVAMRDGNFRKRLTVSGDGVMSEIAAVFNEVADRNLHLTGELSRVRRVVGREGKLTERLETGACEGSWAAAIDNSNALVDDLVRPVSEVGRVLTAVAEGDLSPRMELRSPSADGAGHPLRGEFLKVGRTVNNLVDQLSTFTDEVTRVASEVGTEGKLGGQARVRGMSGSWRDLTDSVNTMAYRLTAQVRDIALVTTAVAKGDLSRKVTVQVAGEMLELKETVNTMVDQLSAFSSEVTRVAREVGTDGILGGQANVPGVAGTWKELTDSVNTMAGNLTAQVRGISEVTTAVANGDLSRKVTVPARGEVAQLAETINQMTETLRIFADEVTRVANEVGGEGRLGGQANVPGAAGTWKDLTDSVNTVFRNLTTQVRDIAAVTTAVANGDLSQKVTVDVAGEMLELKNTVNGMVDQLSSFGAEVTRVAREIGVEGELGGQAQVAGAAGTWKDLTDSVNTAFRNLTGQVRNIAQVTTAVANGDLSQKVTVDVSGEMLKLKNTVNTMVDQLSSFADQVTRMARDVGTEGRLGGQARVDGVSGTWKELTDSVNFMAGNLTSQVRQIAQVTTAVARGDLSQKIDVDARGEILELKNTINTMVDQLSAFADQVTKVAREVGTEGRLGGQAQVPGVAGVWRDLTDSVNGMAGNLTAQVRNIAQVATAVARGDLSQKITVDARGEIQELKNTLNTMVDQLSSFAQEVTRVAREVGTEGILGGQAEVQGVAGTWKDLTQSVNFMANNLTIQVRNIAEVTTAVAKGDLSKKITVDAKGEILELVTTVNTMVDQLSSFAEQVTRVAREVGTEGILGGQARVPGVTGIWKDLSNNVNQMANNLTMQVRNISQVSAAVANGDLTRQVTIEASGEVAQLADTINQMVKTLSSFADQVTKVAREVGTDGILGGQAHVPGVAGTWKDLTESVNQMASNLTGQVRNIAMVTTAIAKGDLTKKIDIDARGEILELKTTINTMVDQLSSFAEEVTRVAREVGTEGALGGQARVRDVDGTWRDLTESVNEMAGNLTRQVRAIARVATAVTRGDLNLKIDVDASGEIQELQDYINKMIANLRDTTVANQEQDWLKGNLARISALMQGRRDLVDVASLIMSELTPVVTAQHGAFFLAMPLVDGKDMSAESEDAYELRMLGSYGYSMGSMPTSFRPGEALIGTAAQEKRTILVEKAPTGYLKISSGLGEAPPAQVIVLPVLFEGKVLGVIELASFTPFTQIQKDFLNQIAEMIATSVNTISVNTKTEVLLKQSQELTEQLQERSAELENRQKALQASNAELEEKAELLAQQNRDIEVKNTEIEEARQVLEERAEQLAVSMRYKSEFLANMSHELRTPLNSLLILAKLLADNAEGNLSPKQVEFAETIHGAGSDLLQLINDILDLSKVEAGKMDVSPTRIALVQLVDYVEATFRPLTAEKGLDLSVRVSPELPATLHTDEQRLLQVLRNLLSNAVKFTDSGSVELVIRPASGDVPVGIREQLLEAGSLGDPDAPLIAFSVTDTGIGIAASKMRVIFEAFKQADGTTSRKYGGTGLGLSISREIAQLLGGEIYAQSEPGRGSTFTLYLPLHPSELPPQGYQQSVPQLEAGDLVASQHLALEMSGVEIETPAEVKSYHETQNGAAALFRRRRRGAPMAEAWPVLAEQEATSPQPRRGMRFGGEKVLIVDDDIRNVFALTSVLEQHGLSVLYAENGREGIEVLEQHDDVAVVLMDIMMPEMDGYATTNAIRRMPQFAGLPIIALTAKAMKGDREKAIESGASDYVTKPVDPDHLLAVMEQWMRGE from the coding sequence GTGGAGTCTGGCGCAGCGGCGCGGAGCACTAGGGCGCGCGCGAAGGGCGGACCGTCTCTGAGCAGGCAGCGGGGCGGTGACGGGACCACCGCGGTGGACACGGCTTCCCTCAACCGGTTGCTGGTGGCGCTCGTGGCGATGCGGGACGGCAACTTCCGCAAGCGGCTCACGGTGTCCGGGGACGGCGTGATGTCGGAGATCGCGGCGGTCTTCAACGAGGTGGCCGACCGCAATCTCCACCTCACGGGTGAGCTGTCCCGGGTACGGCGTGTCGTGGGACGTGAGGGAAAACTCACGGAGCGGCTGGAGACGGGCGCCTGCGAAGGCTCCTGGGCGGCCGCCATCGACAACTCCAACGCACTCGTCGACGACCTGGTACGGCCGGTCTCCGAGGTGGGCCGGGTCCTGACGGCGGTGGCCGAGGGTGACCTGTCGCCGCGCATGGAGTTGCGGTCGCCGTCGGCGGACGGGGCCGGGCATCCGCTGCGCGGTGAGTTCCTGAAGGTCGGCCGGACCGTCAACAACCTGGTCGACCAGTTGTCGACGTTCACCGACGAGGTCACCCGGGTGGCCAGCGAGGTGGGCACCGAGGGCAAGCTGGGCGGTCAGGCACGCGTGCGTGGCATGTCGGGTTCGTGGCGGGACCTCACGGACTCGGTGAACACGATGGCGTACCGGCTGACGGCCCAGGTGCGGGACATCGCGCTGGTGACGACGGCGGTCGCCAAGGGTGACCTGTCACGCAAGGTGACGGTCCAGGTCGCCGGCGAGATGCTGGAGCTGAAGGAAACCGTCAACACGATGGTGGACCAGCTCTCTGCGTTCTCCTCCGAGGTGACGCGGGTCGCCCGCGAGGTGGGCACGGACGGCATCCTGGGCGGTCAGGCGAACGTGCCGGGGGTGGCGGGGACGTGGAAGGAGCTCACCGACTCCGTCAACACCATGGCCGGCAACCTGACGGCCCAGGTGCGCGGGATCTCGGAGGTGACCACCGCGGTCGCCAACGGTGACCTGTCACGCAAGGTAACCGTTCCGGCGCGCGGTGAGGTCGCGCAGCTCGCCGAGACGATCAACCAGATGACCGAGACGCTGCGGATCTTCGCGGACGAGGTCACGCGCGTGGCCAACGAGGTCGGCGGCGAGGGGCGGCTCGGCGGGCAGGCGAACGTGCCGGGCGCGGCGGGCACCTGGAAGGACCTGACGGATTCCGTCAACACGGTGTTCCGGAACCTGACCACCCAGGTGCGCGACATCGCCGCCGTGACGACGGCCGTGGCCAACGGTGATCTGTCGCAGAAGGTCACGGTCGACGTGGCCGGCGAGATGCTGGAGCTGAAGAACACCGTCAACGGCATGGTTGATCAACTGTCGTCGTTCGGTGCCGAGGTCACCCGGGTGGCGCGGGAGATCGGGGTCGAGGGTGAGCTGGGCGGCCAGGCGCAGGTGGCCGGAGCGGCCGGTACCTGGAAGGACTTGACCGACTCCGTCAACACCGCGTTCCGCAACCTCACCGGCCAGGTCCGCAACATCGCCCAGGTGACGACGGCGGTGGCCAACGGTGATCTGTCGCAGAAGGTCACGGTCGACGTGTCCGGCGAGATGCTGAAGCTGAAGAACACCGTGAACACGATGGTGGACCAGCTCTCCAGTTTCGCCGACCAGGTGACGCGGATGGCCAGGGACGTGGGCACCGAGGGCCGCCTCGGCGGCCAGGCGCGCGTGGACGGCGTCTCGGGCACCTGGAAGGAGCTGACGGACTCCGTCAACTTCATGGCCGGCAACCTGACCTCCCAGGTGCGGCAGATCGCCCAGGTGACGACGGCGGTGGCGCGGGGCGACCTGTCCCAGAAGATCGACGTCGACGCGCGCGGCGAGATCCTCGAACTGAAGAACACGATCAACACGATGGTCGACCAGCTGTCCGCCTTCGCCGACCAGGTCACCAAGGTGGCCCGCGAGGTGGGTACGGAGGGACGGCTGGGCGGTCAGGCGCAGGTGCCCGGTGTGGCCGGTGTGTGGCGGGACCTGACGGACTCGGTGAACGGCATGGCCGGGAACCTGACGGCTCAGGTGCGCAACATCGCCCAGGTCGCCACCGCGGTGGCCCGCGGTGACCTCTCCCAGAAGATCACCGTGGACGCGCGCGGTGAGATCCAGGAGCTGAAGAACACCCTGAACACGATGGTCGACCAGCTGTCGTCGTTCGCCCAGGAGGTCACCCGCGTGGCGCGCGAGGTGGGCACCGAGGGCATCCTCGGTGGCCAGGCCGAGGTGCAGGGGGTGGCGGGCACCTGGAAGGACCTCACCCAGTCCGTGAACTTCATGGCGAACAACCTGACCATCCAGGTGCGCAACATCGCCGAGGTCACGACCGCGGTCGCCAAGGGCGACCTGTCGAAGAAGATCACTGTTGACGCGAAGGGCGAGATCCTTGAGCTCGTCACGACGGTCAACACCATGGTCGATCAGCTGTCCAGCTTCGCCGAGCAGGTGACCCGGGTGGCCCGCGAGGTGGGCACCGAGGGCATCCTGGGCGGTCAGGCGCGGGTTCCGGGTGTCACGGGCATCTGGAAGGACCTCAGCAACAACGTGAACCAGATGGCCAACAACCTGACCATGCAGGTGCGGAACATCTCCCAGGTCTCGGCGGCGGTCGCCAACGGCGACCTGACCCGGCAGGTCACGATCGAGGCGAGCGGTGAGGTGGCCCAGCTCGCGGACACCATCAACCAGATGGTGAAGACGCTGAGTTCGTTCGCCGACCAGGTCACCAAGGTGGCCCGTGAGGTGGGTACGGACGGCATCCTGGGCGGTCAGGCGCACGTGCCGGGCGTAGCGGGTACGTGGAAGGACCTCACCGAGTCGGTGAACCAGATGGCGTCCAACCTGACCGGTCAGGTGCGCAACATCGCGATGGTCACCACGGCCATCGCGAAGGGCGACCTGACCAAGAAGATCGACATTGACGCGCGCGGTGAGATCCTCGAACTCAAGACGACGATCAACACGATGGTCGACCAGCTGTCGAGCTTCGCCGAGGAGGTCACCCGGGTGGCCCGCGAGGTGGGCACCGAGGGGGCGCTCGGCGGGCAGGCACGCGTGCGTGACGTGGACGGCACCTGGCGGGACCTCACCGAGTCCGTGAACGAGATGGCCGGGAACCTGACCCGGCAGGTGCGTGCCATCGCGCGCGTGGCGACCGCGGTGACCCGCGGCGACCTGAACCTGAAGATCGACGTGGACGCGTCCGGCGAGATCCAGGAACTCCAGGACTACATCAACAAGATGATCGCCAACCTGCGCGACACCACGGTGGCCAACCAGGAGCAGGACTGGCTCAAGGGCAACCTGGCCCGGATCTCCGCGCTGATGCAGGGCCGCCGCGACCTGGTGGACGTGGCCTCCCTGATCATGAGCGAGCTGACGCCCGTGGTGACCGCGCAGCACGGCGCGTTCTTCCTGGCGATGCCGCTGGTCGACGGCAAGGACATGAGCGCCGAGAGCGAGGACGCGTACGAACTGCGCATGCTCGGGTCGTACGGCTACTCGATGGGTTCCATGCCGACGTCGTTCCGGCCGGGTGAGGCGCTGATCGGGACGGCCGCGCAGGAGAAGCGGACGATCCTGGTGGAGAAGGCGCCCACCGGGTACCTGAAGATCTCCTCCGGGCTCGGCGAGGCCCCGCCGGCGCAGGTGATCGTGCTTCCGGTGCTGTTCGAGGGCAAGGTGCTCGGCGTGATCGAGCTGGCGTCCTTCACGCCGTTCACGCAGATCCAGAAGGACTTCCTCAACCAGATCGCCGAAATGATCGCGACCAGCGTCAACACCATCTCCGTGAACACCAAGACCGAGGTGCTGCTGAAGCAGTCGCAGGAGCTGACCGAGCAGCTCCAGGAGCGGTCGGCCGAGCTGGAGAACCGGCAGAAGGCCCTCCAGGCGTCCAACGCCGAACTGGAGGAGAAGGCCGAGCTGCTGGCCCAGCAGAACCGGGACATCGAGGTGAAGAACACCGAGATCGAGGAGGCCCGGCAGGTCCTGGAGGAGCGTGCCGAGCAACTCGCCGTCTCCATGCGGTACAAGAGCGAGTTCCTCGCCAACATGTCGCACGAGCTGCGCACCCCGCTCAACTCGCTGCTGATCCTCGCCAAGCTGCTCGCGGACAACGCCGAGGGCAACCTGTCGCCGAAGCAGGTGGAGTTCGCCGAGACCATCCACGGCGCGGGTTCCGACCTGCTCCAGCTGATCAACGACATCCTGGACCTGTCGAAGGTCGAGGCGGGCAAGATGGACGTCTCCCCGACGCGTATCGCGCTCGTCCAGCTCGTGGACTACGTGGAGGCCACCTTCCGGCCGCTGACCGCGGAGAAGGGCCTGGACCTGTCGGTGCGGGTCTCGCCGGAGCTGCCCGCCACCCTGCACACCGACGAGCAGCGGCTCCTTCAGGTGCTGCGCAACCTGCTGTCGAACGCGGTGAAGTTCACCGACTCCGGCTCGGTGGAGCTGGTGATCCGGCCGGCGAGCGGTGACGTTCCGGTGGGGATCAGGGAGCAGCTCCTGGAGGCCGGTTCGCTCGGTGATCCGGACGCGCCGCTGATCGCGTTCTCGGTGACCGACACCGGCATCGGGATCGCGGCCAGCAAGATGCGGGTGATCTTCGAGGCGTTCAAGCAGGCCGACGGCACGACCAGCCGCAAGTACGGCGGTACGGGCCTCGGTCTCTCGATCTCGCGGGAGATCGCGCAGCTGCTGGGCGGCGAGATCTATGCGCAGAGCGAGCCGGGTCGAGGCTCCACGTTCACGCTGTACCTGCCGCTGCACCCCAGCGAGCTGCCGCCGCAGGGCTACCAGCAGTCGGTGCCCCAGTTGGAGGCCGGGGACCTGGTCGCCTCGCAGCATCTCGCGCTGGAGATGTCCGGCGTGGAGATCGAGACGCCGGCCGAGGTGAAGTCGTACCACGAGACCCAGAACGGCGCCGCGGCGCTCTTCAGGCGCCGCCGCCGGGGCGCTCCGATGGCGGAGGCGTGGCCGGTCCTCGCCGAGCAGGAGGCGACGTCCCCGCAGCCGCGCCGGGGCATGCGGTTCGGCGGGGAGAAGGTGCTGATCGTCGACGACGACATCCGCAACGTCTTCGCGCTCACCAGCGTCCTGGAGCAGCACGGCCTGTCGGTGCTGTACGCCGAGAACGGCCGGGAGGGCATCGAGGTCCTGGAACAGCACGACGACGTCGCGGTCGTTCTGATGGACATCATGATGCCCGAGATGGACGGCTATGCGACGACCAACGCGATCCGTCGGATGCCGCAGTTCGCCGGGCTGCCGATCATCGCGCTCACCGCGAAGGCGATGAAGGGCGACCGGGAGAAGGCCATCGAGTCGGGCGCGTCCGACTACGTCACCAAGCCGGTCGACCCCGATCACCTGCTGGCGGTGATGGAGCAGTGGATGCGCGGGGAGTGA
- a CDS encoding DNA translocase FtsK, protein MASRPSAAKKQPAKRAAPSKAPAKKAAAKKAPAKKAPAKRTAAKKSAPAPRPAPSPTGGVYRLVRALWLGVAHAVGAVFRGIGQGARNLDPAHRKDGIALLLLGIALIVAAGTWADLRGPVGDLVEILVTGAFGRLDLLVPILLAMIAVRFMRHPEQEDANGRIVIGLSALVVGVLGQVHIACGSPARSDGMQGIRDAGGLIGWAAATPLTYTMTDVLAVPLLVLLTVFGLLVVTATPVNAIPQRLRALGARLGLLHDPEPDDGYQEYGEDDERYDEQWRQALPARPRRRSGAPQEYDPDSAEQEALAKRRGRPRRSAVPQPELGRQMDAVDVAAAAAAALDGAVLHGMPPSPLVADLTQGVSVGDREDTTPTPVPAPSPSPSPVPAARPKQERLKVEPVVADLTKPAPAEPRDLPPRAEQLQLSGDITYSLPTLDLLTRGGPGKARSEANDRVVASLTTVFSEFKVDAAVTGFTRGPTVTRYEVELGPAVKVERITALTKNIAYAVASPDVRIISPIPGKSAVGIEIPNTDREMVNLGDVLRLAESAEDDDPMLVAFGKDVEGGYVMHSLAKMPHMLVAGATGSGKSSCINCLITSVMMRATPEDVRMVLVDPKRVELTAYEGIPHLITPIITNPKRAAEALQWVVREMDLRYDDLAAFGFRHIDDFNKAIREGKVKLPEGSERELQPYPYLLVIVDELADLMMVAPRDVEDAIVRITQLARAAGIHLVLATQRPSVDVVTGLIKANVPSRLAFATSSLADSRVILDQPGAEKLIGKGDGLFLPMGANKPTRMQGAFVTEEEVAAVVQHCKDQMAPVFRDDVTVGSKQKKEIDEDIGDDLDLLCQAAELVVSTQFGSTSMLQRKLRVGFAKAGRLMDLMESRGVVGPSEGSKARDVLVKPDELDGVLAVIRGESEG, encoded by the coding sequence ATGGCCTCACGTCCCTCCGCAGCCAAGAAGCAGCCCGCGAAGAGGGCCGCTCCCTCGAAGGCTCCGGCGAAGAAGGCCGCCGCGAAGAAAGCCCCGGCCAAGAAGGCGCCCGCCAAGAGGACCGCGGCGAAGAAGTCCGCGCCGGCACCCAGGCCGGCGCCCAGCCCCACCGGGGGCGTGTACCGCCTGGTGCGCGCCCTGTGGCTAGGCGTCGCGCACGCCGTCGGCGCCGTCTTCCGCGGCATAGGGCAGGGAGCCAGGAACCTGGACCCGGCCCATCGCAAGGACGGCATCGCCCTGCTCCTGCTCGGCATCGCCCTGATCGTCGCCGCCGGCACCTGGGCCGACCTGCGCGGCCCGGTCGGCGACCTGGTCGAGATCCTCGTGACCGGCGCCTTCGGCCGCCTCGACCTGCTGGTGCCGATACTGCTCGCGATGATCGCCGTGCGGTTCATGCGCCACCCCGAGCAGGAGGACGCCAACGGGCGGATCGTGATCGGCCTGTCGGCACTGGTCGTCGGCGTGCTCGGCCAGGTGCACATCGCGTGCGGCTCGCCCGCCCGCAGCGACGGCATGCAGGGCATAAGGGACGCCGGCGGCCTCATCGGCTGGGCGGCGGCGACCCCGCTGACGTACACCATGACCGACGTCCTCGCCGTACCCCTGCTGGTGCTGCTCACGGTCTTCGGACTGCTCGTGGTCACCGCGACCCCGGTGAACGCCATCCCGCAGCGTCTGCGGGCGCTCGGCGCGCGCCTCGGGCTGCTGCACGACCCCGAGCCCGACGACGGGTACCAGGAGTACGGCGAGGACGACGAGCGCTACGACGAGCAGTGGCGCCAGGCGCTGCCCGCGCGCCCCCGCAGGCGCTCCGGTGCCCCCCAGGAGTACGACCCCGACAGCGCCGAGCAGGAGGCCCTCGCCAAGCGCCGGGGCCGTCCGCGGCGCTCCGCCGTGCCGCAGCCCGAGCTGGGCCGCCAGATGGACGCCGTGGACGTCGCGGCGGCCGCCGCGGCCGCGCTCGACGGCGCCGTCCTGCACGGCATGCCGCCCTCGCCGCTCGTCGCCGACCTCACCCAGGGCGTCAGCGTGGGCGACCGTGAGGACACCACCCCCACGCCCGTGCCGGCGCCGAGCCCGAGTCCGAGTCCGGTCCCGGCCGCGCGCCCCAAGCAGGAGAGGCTCAAGGTCGAGCCGGTCGTCGCCGACCTGACCAAACCGGCGCCCGCGGAGCCCCGCGACCTGCCCCCGCGCGCCGAGCAGCTCCAGCTCTCCGGCGACATCACCTACTCGCTGCCGACCCTGGACCTCCTCACCCGCGGCGGCCCGGGCAAGGCGCGCAGCGAGGCCAACGACCGGGTGGTCGCCTCGCTCACCACCGTCTTCTCCGAGTTCAAGGTCGACGCGGCGGTCACCGGCTTCACCCGCGGCCCGACGGTCACCCGCTACGAGGTCGAGCTCGGTCCCGCCGTGAAGGTCGAGCGGATCACCGCGCTCACCAAGAACATCGCGTACGCCGTCGCCAGCCCGGACGTGCGGATCATCAGCCCGATCCCCGGCAAGTCCGCGGTCGGCATCGAGATCCCCAACACCGACCGCGAGATGGTCAACCTCGGGGACGTGCTGCGGCTCGCCGAGTCCGCCGAGGACGACGACCCGATGCTGGTCGCCTTCGGCAAGGACGTCGAGGGCGGCTACGTCATGCACTCGCTGGCGAAGATGCCGCACATGCTCGTCGCCGGCGCCACCGGCTCCGGCAAGTCGTCCTGCATCAACTGCCTGATCACCTCGGTCATGATGCGGGCGACCCCGGAGGACGTGCGGATGGTCCTGGTCGACCCCAAGCGGGTCGAGCTGACCGCCTACGAGGGCATCCCGCACCTGATCACGCCGATCATCACCAACCCCAAGCGCGCGGCCGAGGCGCTGCAGTGGGTCGTACGCGAGATGGACCTGCGCTACGACGACCTGGCGGCGTTCGGGTTCCGGCACATCGACGACTTCAACAAGGCGATCCGCGAGGGCAAGGTCAAGCTCCCCGAGGGCAGCGAGCGGGAGCTGCAGCCGTACCCGTACCTGCTGGTGATCGTCGACGAGCTGGCCGACCTGATGATGGTCGCCCCGCGGGACGTCGAGGACGCGATCGTGCGCATCACGCAGCTCGCGCGGGCGGCCGGCATCCACCTGGTGCTCGCCACCCAGCGCCCGTCGGTCGACGTGGTCACCGGTCTCATCAAGGCGAACGTGCCCTCCCGGCTCGCCTTCGCCACCTCCTCGCTCGCCGACAGCCGCGTCATCCTCGACCAGCCCGGCGCCGAGAAGCTCATCGGCAAGGGCGACGGCCTCTTCCTTCCGATGGGGGCGAACAAGCCGACCCGTATGCAGGGCGCGTTCGTCACCGAGGAGGAGGTCGCCGCCGTCGTCCAGCACTGCAAGGACCAGATGGCGCCGGTCTTCCGGGACGACGTCACCGTGGGCTCCAAGCAGAAGAAGGAGATCGACGAGGACATCGGCGACGACCTCGACCTGCTCTGCCAGGCCGCTGAGCTGGTCGTCTCCACCCAGTTCGGCTCCACCTCCATGCTCCAGCGCAAGCTGCGCGTCGGCTTCGCCAAGGCCGGCCGGCTCATGGACCTCATGGAGTCGCGGGGCGTGGTGGGGCCGAGCGAGGGGTCCAAGGCGCGCGACGTTCTGGTAAAACCTGATGAGCTGGACGGGGTGCTTGCTGTGATCCGTGGGGAGTCCGAGGGGTAG
- a CDS encoding two-component system response regulator: protein MVQKAKILLVDDRPENLLALEAILSALDQTLVRASSGEEALKALLTDDFAVILLDVQMPGMDGFETAAHIKRRERTRDIPIIFLTAINHGPHHTFRGYAAGAVDYISKPFDPWVLRAKVSVFVELYMKNCQLREQAALLRLQLEGGGKGAVAGKESAGLLAELSARLAAVEEQAEALSKQLDDESADAAAVATAAHLERKLTGLRRALDALEPGTGGATPPLSSQN from the coding sequence ATGGTGCAGAAGGCCAAGATCCTCCTGGTCGATGACCGGCCGGAGAATCTGCTGGCGCTGGAGGCCATCCTCTCTGCGCTCGATCAGACACTGGTGCGGGCATCGTCCGGGGAGGAAGCGCTCAAGGCACTGCTCACGGACGACTTCGCGGTGATTCTGCTGGACGTCCAGATGCCGGGCATGGACGGTTTCGAGACCGCGGCGCACATCAAGCGGCGGGAGCGGACCCGGGACATCCCGATCATCTTCCTCACCGCCATCAACCACGGCCCGCACCACACCTTCCGGGGCTACGCCGCGGGCGCGGTGGACTACATCTCCAAGCCGTTCGACCCGTGGGTGCTGCGCGCCAAGGTCTCGGTGTTCGTCGAGCTGTACATGAAGAACTGCCAGCTGCGCGAGCAGGCGGCGCTGCTGCGGCTCCAGTTGGAGGGCGGCGGCAAGGGCGCGGTCGCCGGCAAGGAGTCCGCGGGGCTGCTCGCCGAGCTGTCCGCCCGGCTCGCGGCCGTCGAGGAGCAGGCGGAGGCGCTGTCCAAGCAGCTGGACGACGAGTCCGCGGACGCGGCCGCGGTGGCCACGGCGGCGCACCTGGAGCGCAAACTCACCGGCCTGCGGCGGGCGCTCGACGCCCTCGAACCGGGCACGGGCGGCGCCACGCCCCCGCTCTCCTCGCAGAACTGA